In Apteryx mantelli isolate bAptMan1 chromosome 33, bAptMan1.hap1, whole genome shotgun sequence, the DNA window ctctcccccccaccccaaattggGATCCCTCAGGGACGCTACTGCAGGCCCCGGGTAGGGAGGGGGCCTGGCCCGGTTCCTGCACCAGAACATGGACTTGAAGCCTCAGGCGGGTGTTGGTgtcctgctccccccaccccgaCCCCCCTGCCAGGGCGCTGGGGGTCTGCACTcggcggggaggggggccgggccggccccCCGCCCCTGAGCACGCACTGCCCCGGCCCGCGGGGAGGCCCCCGGGCAGCGAGCAGGCACCTACCTCAGTGgggaggcgccgggggggggggggggcccggctcaGCCGCTGCGCGCCCCCCCCTCCGCCCACCGGCGCCCCGAGGCCGCGGCAGCCCCaggcggaggggccgggccgagcccccCGCCAGCccgggggcgccccggccccgccagccAGGATATTACGGGTACTCGCTCTGGGGCGGTTCGGCGGCTGGCGGGGCCTCGCGGAGACGCCGTGGGGGCCACGGGCGCGTCCCCCCCCATCGCCGGCCCCACAGAGCACTGAAAACAACTAACCTACCTGGGcgagaggggcagggggcagccggCCGCGCACCCGCTCCCCGCCTGCCCCACTCTGGCGTCTTTAAAAGTAGCCTTTTTTCTATCAGATAACCTcagaaactttttattttattttatttttttgctttgaaataagaGGTGGATTTGAAGTCTATTTGAACTGACTTTATATTAcgcataaatatttatattttatctaAATAACTGCGCTGTAACAAACtttttttgtggtttgttttttagtaatgttttggatctgtcaggtttttTTCCGTCGTGGGAAAGTTTTTGGGAGTCTCCGTATTGTTCTCGTGTTTGTTCGGTTGAAGTTAATTTTCTCCCCTCCCGTTGCCCCGGTTTCTGACCCCCGTGTAGCCCCCCGCCCCGGTAACGCACCCCGCCACGGCCCAGCTCCGTGCCCGCTGCGCTGCAGACGTCGATCTGGACTGAGGGGAAAAGCTCTAAGACgtggaatatatttttctttgaccCCGTTCCGAGTTGTTTGTGAAGCCCCTTCGGTCGGGGACTCCGGCCGTCGCAACGGGAAGGAACGACCAACGCTGAGATGTTGCGGCCCCTTCCAGCCTCCGGGCCGCCTTTTTATATAACCAAACGTGTTGTTTTAGTGACTTTTTGATAATGTACAGGTTTTgtgaatttaaatttatttctttctATATTTTTAGGACCAATCTCATTTTTAATAaggtttaaaggagaaaaaaaaagattctagcCCTCCTGTTTGTTGCCTGTGATGTCCCCACGAGCTGTAGGACCGTGCGTGTCGCGTTACGAGAATAAACAACTCACGTTTGATAGACACACGGTGGTCAGGCGTTTCTGTGGGAGCCCGGGtgccccgcgccgcgcgcccccggccccctTCCCGCACAACAGAGGCCTTGGCTTTTCTcgcctttttatttaaaaacaaaaaaactccaaaatgaGACGGTGGGAGCTGGTTGAGGGGGGCAGGATGGGACGAGCCGGGCCGGAGCGCGGAAGCAGGAGGAAGAAATACAAAACTAGAAACCTCtcgagattttaaaaaaaagcaacttaAAAACCTGTACAAAATGCACTACGTATAAATTAAAGGGGGGCACGAGGGGGCCTGGGGGgcctcagcttctcctctgcagctCGGGCCCCCCAGGCCCGGGGCAGGCCGGGCCCTGGCACCGCCGCCCCTCCtcgggggcagcagggccggggggcctggcgccccccccggccgcgggggccTGGGGTGCCCATCTGCAGGTCTCCCTCTTTGGTTCCTTCCTTGGGGGTGTCCGTCCCCCCCAACCAAAGGGGCCGTGCCCGGGGGGCCGGGCGCTAGCAGCAACGGGAGAGGTGGGTGGTGGCTGGAAACCGGGGGGTGGTGTCACCCCAAGCGGGGGGCGgagggccgcggcccccccctgGGCAGGCCCAGGCCTGGGCTGAGCACGCACCGAGCTGTGGGGTGAGGTAGATGTGTGGCGGGGGACCCCGCCGCCCCGTGGGGGGGCCGgggtccccctgccccatggcaggcCGGGGGGCCCCGCTGCGGGGGGGCTGGAAGAACCGGGAGGCCCTGGGCAGAGCTGGCACTGGGGGGGCACGGCCGGCCCCAGAGCTGGAAGCAAAGGGGGGGCCGGAGCCCCGTGGGGAcagacgggcgggcgggcggctggggggggccggggcggctccgcaCCCCCACGACACCCTCGATCTTTGGTTAAAAGAGCCGCCGCCGTGCGGCCCCCCCTGATTGTCGCTGCGCAAGCGGGGGGCACCGCGGGGTGCTGGGCTGcacggggggggccgcggccgcccccggcgcgggggggggggtctaaaGTGCCTGGGGAACCCTTGGGGCGCCCGTCGCCAGGTGAAAGCGTTGCGGGGGGGGGGTTATTGCACTTGTCCTGCCCCCCCgagcggggagggggcaggggggcaggggaggaacaTGCAGAgccccgggcccccccgcgcccccgggggGCAGgaccggcggcagcgggggggccAGCACGCCCCGGCCCTGCTGGGGGGCTGGTGCCCGGGGAGCCGgacccgggggcggggggggcacagTCCGAAACGGCGGCAGCAGAAGGCACCGAGAgtcccggcggcgccggcggctcccgcgccgcATCCCGGGGCTCCGGCAGCGCCCAGgacgcgcggggcgggcgggggcgggcggccagGGCCGCCGGGGGGCCCGACCCCCcccttggttgtttttttttttctttttcttcttcttttcctattttttcctttttttttttttcttttccttttttagaaaATGCAGGAGGCAAAAAAAGCCCTCCAAGGGgaggccgggggccgccgccgcctgcgagcCCCGGGGCTTTGCGGGGGGGCAGCAAGGTTGGGGGGCAGCAAAAAGCAACGGaagctgcagccccccccccacccccccaccccaggcacggggcccccggccggggctgcttttcctttcagagaaaaaagaacaaaagaaggcAAAAGTTGTCTTGAAACCAGCGGTAAAGGCAGAGCCGGGGCGGGGGGTCGCCGCGGGCCCCCCGGAGCAGCGAGGCCaggcggggtgggggggtccgGGCCGGCCCCAGGCGGGCGCAGCccggtccccgtccccccccgtcccccgggGTCCTGGGTgcccggagcggggcggccccggcccccccccggcggcggcggcagcacggGGGGGGGCTCCGCCGGGGCctggccgcggggcgggcgggggtcgcggcccccccccggccccccccaccGCTACttggggtaggggtaggggtaggcgCTGTGCTCGGACGGCGACTCCACGGGGACGTGGCTCGGCGGGGCGCTGCCGTCCTGCGGGGACGCCGTTagtggggcggcgggggggggggggcgccgcgcggggggggggggcacgggggggcggCTCCTACCTCCACGGCCACGGCGCAGGGCGGCACCGGCGCGTACGGCGGGACGAAGGCTCCCTGCACGGCGGCGGCCGGCACGTACTGCGGGAGCAGCGGGtgagcgcggggccccgcgggggcgcggacacgcgggggggggggggggtgtccggggagggggggggtcttACCGTGCCGGCGCTGCCCAGCGAGAGGTGCCCGAGCTGCTGGGTGAGGGGCGCCATCACGGAGGGCTGGATGGAGACGGCGTGGTCCACGGCGGGGGCCAGCACCGCGCCCTGCACGGCACCGTCAGGCGGGGGGGCGAGGTGGGGCCGCGGGGACGCcgccggggacacggggggggggggcacgcgaGGACGCGGCGCCCCATGGACGTGGGGACGCGGGACCGTGGCAGGCGGGGAAGTGGGGCTGCAGcaacatggggggcacagggacacaggATGGGGCCTCGGGGACATGTGGGGCCAGGGGGACATGCGGGGCCATGGTGACATGGGGCCCCGGGGACGGGGTCAGGTGAGGACACGGATGCATAGGGCCAAGGaatggggctgtggggcaggggcggggcctaGGGGGAGGGGCCATGACCACAATGGGTGGGGCAATGACAGCAGTGGGTGGGGCCATGacggcagaggggcggggcctgccCGAGGTGCGATGCCAGGCAGCGCAGGTGCGGGCCGCGGTGTGGGGCGATGATGTGCACGATGATGCGTGCAGTGATGCGTGCAGTGATGTGTGCAGTGATGCATGCGGTGATATGCGTGGTGATGCATGCAGTGATGCGTGCAGTGATGCATGCGGTGATATGCACGGCGATATGCGCGGTGATGCATGCAATGATGCGCGCAGTGATGCATGCAGTGATGCGCGTGGTGATGCGTGTGGTGATGCGCGCGGTGATGCGTGCCGCCTGTGCGGGGCTCACCGTGGGCTGCATGAGGTACGACTGGTGCATCCAGGCGGGACCGTGGACCTGCGGGCGGCGGGACCAGGTGGGGCCGGGGCCTTCCCAGGTGCCCCCAtgggccccacggccccccgcagccccccacgTACCTGGTAGGAGGAGACAGGGGACGGCAGGTAGGGGGCCAGCGCCGTCTGGGCCATCATCCGGCCAGGGGCCAGGCCGTAGGGCGCCGGGTAGAACCTGCGGGTCGGGGCGGGGGTcagggggggcccggggggctggggcagggggtgggggggcgcggcggggggccgcggggcaccCACCCGTTCTGCAGCGCCGTCGCGGGGTCATAGGCCAAGGTCACGGTGccctgggggggcagagggggtcagagccgccccggccccccggccccccctgccccccccggccccctctcACCGCGTCGCCGTCCCGGGCCCAGGCCCTCCCGTTGGGCACGAACTTGCCCTGGCTCTGACGCTTCTTCTGCCCCCCATCCGCGAACTTGCAGAGCAGCGGgtccgggggggctgcggggacgGGACGTcagctccggcccggcccggcgcccccggcccccccccggcccccccggcccacCTGGCACCCCCGGGGGCGTCTTGATGTACTTCCCGTTGAAGTGGGTGATGACGGCCTCGCACTTCTCCGTGGACTCCATCCtgggggggcggccgggctgcggcgcggggcggcgcggggcccctcCTGGGCACCCCGGcccctcgcagcccccccagccccatgcaACCCCCCCCCAGCCTCTCGGGCACCCCCGGGCCCATACAACCCCATgcaactccccccacccccctgggTACCCCAGCCCCATTGCAGCCTCCCCCCAACCCCATGCAACCCACCCAGCCCCGTGCAGCCCCCCCGGCCTCTTGGGCATCCTCAGCCCCATGCAACCCCATGCAGCTCTCCCCCAACCCCATGCAACCCCCCCTGCCTTCCTGGGCACCCCAGCCCCCttgcagcccccccagccccatgcgTTCCCGTGCAatgccccccagccccatgcagctccctgcagcccc includes these proteins:
- the RBMS2 gene encoding RNA-binding motif, single-stranded-interacting protein 2: MLLSVQPRSGIAAFTYNKSSKKQPYAPPAPQPGPPSPSPAGGAADQLSKTNLYIRGLHPGTTDQDLVKLCQPYGKIVSTKAILDKTTNKCKGYGFVDFDSPTAAQKAVTALKASGVQAQMAKQQEQDPTNLYISNLPLGVDEQELEALLKPFGQVVSTRILRDPHGASRGVGFARMESTEKCEAVITHFNGKYIKTPPGVPAPPDPLLCKFADGGQKKRQSQGKFVPNGRAWARDGDAGTVTLAYDPATALQNGFYPAPYGLAPGRMMAQTALAPYLPSPVSSYQVHGPAWMHQSYLMQPTGAVLAPAVDHAVSIQPSVMAPLTQQLGHLSLGSAGTYVPAAAVQGAFVPPYAPVPPCAVAVEDGSAPPSHVPVESPSEHSAYPYPYPK